The following proteins are encoded in a genomic region of Comamonas resistens:
- a CDS encoding NADH-quinone oxidoreductase subunit M, with product MGLLSLSIWVPIAFGALLLAFSKEGQANAVRWLALIGALIGFAVTIPLITGFDTTTANMQFVENVLWIERFNIHYHLGVDGISMWFVPLTAFITVIVVIASWQNITERVNQYMGAFLILSGLMVGVFCALDGMLFYVFFEATLIPMYLIIGIWGGPNRIYAAFKFFLYTLLGSLLTLVAMIYLYTQSGGSFEILDWHKLPLSGTAQTLIFFAFFAAFAVKVPMFPVHTWLPDVHVEAPTGGSAVLAAIMLKLGAYGFLRFSLPIAPDAAHEWSGLIITLSLIAVIYVGVVALVQKDMKKLVAYSSVAHMGFVTLGFFMFNNLGISGGLVQMIAHGFVSGAMFLCIGVLYDRVHSREIAAYGGVVNTMPKFAAFALLFAMANCGLPATAGFVGEWMVILGAVQYNFWIGLGAATALIFGAAYTLWMYKRVYLGPVGNDHVAELKDINCREFLVLGLLAASVLVMGVYPKPFTDVMDVSVAELIKHVAVSKLN from the coding sequence ATGGGTTTGTTGAGTCTTTCTATCTGGGTGCCGATTGCTTTCGGTGCCCTCCTGCTGGCTTTCAGCAAAGAAGGGCAGGCCAATGCGGTGCGCTGGCTGGCCCTGATTGGTGCGCTGATCGGCTTCGCGGTGACCATTCCGCTGATCACCGGCTTTGACACCACGACTGCCAATATGCAGTTTGTGGAGAACGTGCTCTGGATCGAGCGCTTCAACATCCACTACCACTTGGGCGTGGATGGCATCTCCATGTGGTTTGTGCCACTGACGGCCTTCATCACCGTTATCGTGGTGATCGCCTCCTGGCAGAACATCACCGAGCGCGTGAACCAGTACATGGGCGCCTTCCTGATCCTGTCGGGGCTGATGGTTGGCGTGTTCTGCGCACTGGACGGCATGCTGTTCTACGTGTTCTTCGAAGCCACGCTGATCCCGATGTATCTGATCATCGGTATCTGGGGCGGCCCGAACCGTATCTATGCGGCCTTCAAGTTCTTCCTGTACACCCTGCTGGGCTCGCTGCTCACACTGGTGGCCATGATCTACCTGTACACCCAGTCGGGTGGCAGCTTCGAGATCCTGGACTGGCACAAGCTGCCGCTGTCCGGCACTGCCCAGACGCTGATCTTCTTTGCCTTCTTTGCCGCGTTCGCGGTGAAGGTGCCCATGTTCCCCGTGCACACCTGGCTGCCTGATGTGCACGTGGAAGCGCCTACCGGCGGTTCCGCCGTGCTGGCTGCCATCATGCTGAAGCTCGGTGCCTATGGCTTCCTGCGCTTCTCGCTGCCCATCGCTCCCGATGCGGCGCATGAATGGTCGGGCCTGATCATCACGCTGTCGCTGATCGCCGTGATCTACGTGGGTGTGGTGGCTCTGGTGCAGAAGGACATGAAGAAGCTGGTGGCTTATTCGTCCGTGGCCCACATGGGCTTCGTGACCCTGGGCTTCTTCATGTTTAACAACCTGGGCATCTCCGGTGGCTTGGTGCAGATGATTGCCCACGGCTTTGTATCGGGTGCCATGTTCCTGTGCATCGGCGTGCTGTACGACCGCGTTCACTCGCGTGAAATCGCCGCCTACGGTGGTGTGGTCAACACCATGCCCAAGTTCGCTGCCTTTGCCCTGTTGTTCGCCATGGCCAACTGCGGTCTGCCAGCCACAGCCGGCTTCGTCGGCGAGTGGATGGTGATCCTGGGTGCCGTGCAATACAACTTCTGGATCGGTCTGGGTGCTGCCACGGCTCTGATCTTTGGCGCTGCCTACACCCTGTGGATGTACAAGCGCGTGTACCTGGGCCCAGTCGGTAACGACCATGTGGCGGAGCTCAAGGACATCAACTGCCGCGAATTCCTGGTGCTGGGTCTGCTGGCTGCGTCTGTGCTGGTCATGGGTGTTTATCCCAAGCCCTTCACGGATGTGATGGATGTGTCTGTGGCAGAGCTCATCAAGCATGTGGCTGTGAGCAAGCTCAACTGA
- the nuoN gene encoding NADH-quinone oxidoreductase subunit NuoN, translated as MIDNISWLAIYPEITLLVMACVIALVDLGVKSARRTGTYVLTMLTLLVVAVMQGMYAASGNTFYGWGNMVVSDAMGNWLKCFATIAVMITMVYGRPYAAERDMLRGGEFFTLSMLSLLGMFIMISGNNFLVLYLGLELLTLSSYALVALRRDHEGSVEAAMKYFVLGAMASGFLLYGISMLYGATGSLDIGQVFKAIYSGEIKHQVLVFGLVFVVAGLAFKLGAVPFHMWVPDVYQGAPTAITALIGGAPKLAAFAMTIRLLVDGLLPLAIDWQQMLMVLAVCSLLVGNLAGLQQTNLKRMLAYSTISQMGFVLLGLMSGVVGGKVDPALAENAYSSAMFYMITYVLTALASFGVILLLAREGFESEEIADLAGLNQRSPLYAGVMAICLFSMAGIPPLVGFYAKLSVLQALVASGSSLYIGLAVFAVIMSLIGAFYYLRVVKVMYFDAPITATSVSAPLDVRVVLTINGALVLLLGVLPGGLMALCADAIVRALAS; from the coding sequence ATGATTGACAACATCAGCTGGCTGGCGATCTACCCGGAGATCACTCTCCTGGTCATGGCCTGCGTCATTGCCTTGGTGGACTTGGGCGTGAAAAGCGCCCGCCGCACAGGCACCTATGTTCTGACCATGCTTACCCTGCTTGTCGTGGCGGTGATGCAAGGCATGTATGCCGCAAGCGGCAATACCTTCTACGGCTGGGGCAACATGGTTGTCTCGGACGCCATGGGCAACTGGCTCAAGTGCTTTGCCACGATCGCCGTGATGATCACCATGGTCTATGGCCGTCCCTATGCGGCCGAGCGCGACATGCTGCGCGGCGGTGAGTTCTTCACCCTGTCCATGCTGTCTCTGCTGGGCATGTTCATCATGATCAGCGGCAACAACTTCCTGGTGCTGTATCTGGGTCTGGAACTGCTGACGCTTTCCAGCTATGCGCTGGTGGCCCTGCGCCGCGACCATGAAGGCTCCGTCGAAGCGGCCATGAAGTACTTCGTGCTGGGCGCCATGGCTTCGGGCTTCCTGCTCTACGGTATCTCCATGCTGTACGGTGCCACCGGTTCGCTGGACATCGGCCAGGTCTTCAAGGCGATCTACTCCGGTGAAATCAAGCACCAGGTCCTGGTCTTCGGTCTGGTCTTTGTGGTGGCAGGTCTGGCGTTCAAGTTGGGCGCAGTTCCTTTCCACATGTGGGTACCTGACGTTTACCAGGGAGCACCTACTGCCATCACCGCCTTGATCGGCGGCGCGCCCAAGCTGGCTGCCTTTGCCATGACCATTCGCCTGCTGGTGGACGGCTTGCTGCCCCTGGCCATCGACTGGCAGCAGATGCTGATGGTGCTGGCCGTGTGCTCGCTGCTCGTGGGTAACCTCGCGGGTCTGCAACAGACCAACCTCAAGCGCATGCTGGCTTACTCGACGATTTCCCAGATGGGCTTTGTGCTGCTGGGCCTGATGTCGGGTGTGGTGGGCGGCAAGGTGGATCCTGCCCTGGCCGAAAACGCCTACAGCTCGGCCATGTTCTACATGATCACCTATGTGCTCACGGCTCTGGCTTCCTTCGGCGTGATCCTGCTGCTGGCCCGTGAAGGCTTTGAAAGCGAAGAGATCGCCGATCTGGCCGGTTTGAACCAGCGCAGCCCGCTGTACGCAGGCGTGATGGCCATCTGCCTGTTCTCCATGGCCGGTATTCCTCCGCTGGTGGGCTTCTACGCCAAGCTGTCCGTGCTGCAGGCACTGGTGGCTTCGGGCAGCAGCCTGTACATCGGTCTGGCCGTGTTTGCCGTGATCATGTCGCTGATCGGCGCCTTCTATTACCTGCGCGTGGTCAAGGTCATGTACTTTGATGCTCCAATCACAGCCACCAGCGTGTCCGCTCCTCTGGATGTTCGCGTTGTGCTGACCATCAATGGTGCGCTGGTTCTGCTGCTGGGTGTGCTGCCCGGCGGGTTGATGGCCTTGTGCGCAGACGCCATAGTGCGTGCCCTGGCTTCCTGA
- a CDS encoding DUF2818 family protein, which produces MSITASIWLIILAALVAANLPFINQRLGIVGPLMQGRKPLWVRLLEMIVLYLLVGGLGLVLERRAGQVSPQGWEFYAVTAALFLTLAFPGFVYRYLVHRKG; this is translated from the coding sequence GTGTCTATTACCGCCTCTATCTGGCTCATCATCTTGGCTGCCCTTGTGGCAGCCAATTTGCCTTTTATCAACCAGCGTCTGGGCATCGTTGGCCCGCTCATGCAGGGGCGCAAGCCGCTGTGGGTGAGACTGCTGGAAATGATCGTCCTCTATCTGCTGGTTGGCGGACTGGGATTGGTGCTTGAGCGCCGTGCCGGCCAGGTCTCTCCTCAGGGCTGGGAGTTCTATGCGGTTACGGCCGCACTGTTTCTGACCTTGGCCTTCCCGGGCTTTGTCTACCGTTATCTGGTCCACCGCAAGGGTTGA
- a CDS encoding DUF1178 family protein: protein MKVLDLHCPAGHVFEGWFASEDDFQSQRQRQLVQCPMCGASEITKRLSAPRLNLGAQPPKAEVLSAKPAAAVPAVPPEISAQAREHLQSMQAAWMQWSRKVAENTEDVGRTFAEEARRIHYGEAEERAIRGQTSPREAMELLEEGIAVLPLALPESASGEGGGSLQ from the coding sequence ATGAAAGTGCTGGATCTTCATTGCCCGGCTGGCCATGTCTTCGAAGGCTGGTTTGCATCGGAGGATGATTTTCAAAGCCAGCGTCAGCGGCAACTGGTGCAATGCCCTATGTGCGGTGCCAGTGAGATCACCAAACGGCTCAGTGCTCCCAGGCTCAATCTGGGTGCGCAGCCACCCAAAGCAGAGGTGCTGTCGGCCAAACCTGCAGCGGCTGTTCCTGCAGTACCTCCGGAAATCAGCGCCCAAGCGCGCGAGCATCTTCAGTCCATGCAGGCGGCCTGGATGCAGTGGTCACGCAAGGTGGCCGAAAACACCGAAGACGTAGGCAGGACCTTTGCCGAGGAAGCACGACGCATTCACTACGGTGAAGCCGAGGAGCGCGCGATCCGGGGCCAGACCAGCCCCAGGGAAGCAATGGAGTTGCTGGAAGAGGGTATAGCCGTCTTGCCCCTGGCCTTGCCCGAGTCGGCCAGCGGCGAGGGCGGCGGCAGCCTGCAGTAA
- a CDS encoding anti-sigma factor family protein produces MTLQRPDEATLHAWADGELPPDAAAAVAQWLAEHPDEAARMAAVQAQTAGLQALHAQVLDEPVPPQLILALHRPPTQWRWQHALAAGVMLSLGLGLGYGAGQHQAGSQQTPAVGKAGELPSFVREAAAAHAVYVPEQRHPVEVAAQQQAHLVQWLSKRLGVALKPPVLEAQGFHLMGGRLLPGESGQARAQFMYEDGNAQRVTLYVSVLDQRTNAPSAPASFQWSSDGLTQGFYWIEAQQGYALSSTLPRERLQVLANAIYQQLQ; encoded by the coding sequence ATGACCCTGCAGCGCCCTGATGAAGCCACGCTGCATGCCTGGGCCGACGGTGAGTTGCCACCCGATGCCGCTGCGGCCGTGGCGCAATGGCTGGCCGAGCACCCCGACGAAGCCGCCCGCATGGCCGCCGTTCAGGCCCAGACAGCCGGGCTGCAGGCTTTGCATGCCCAAGTACTGGATGAACCGGTTCCGCCCCAGCTCATCCTGGCACTGCATCGCCCGCCTACTCAGTGGCGCTGGCAACATGCGCTGGCGGCGGGCGTTATGCTGAGCCTGGGTTTGGGGCTTGGATATGGAGCAGGTCAGCATCAGGCTGGCTCGCAGCAGACGCCCGCTGTCGGCAAGGCAGGCGAGCTGCCGAGTTTTGTCCGTGAAGCTGCCGCTGCCCATGCGGTGTATGTGCCCGAGCAACGTCACCCCGTCGAGGTAGCGGCACAGCAGCAGGCACATCTGGTTCAGTGGCTGTCCAAGCGCCTGGGTGTTGCGCTCAAGCCTCCGGTGCTGGAAGCCCAGGGCTTTCACCTTATGGGAGGGCGACTGCTGCCCGGCGAGTCCGGGCAGGCCAGAGCCCAGTTCATGTATGAGGACGGGAATGCGCAGCGCGTGACGCTATATGTATCGGTGCTAGACCAGCGAACGAACGCTCCATCGGCACCCGCCTCGTTTCAGTGGTCTAGCGACGGATTGACGCAAGGCTTTTACTGGATCGAAGCACAACAGGGCTACGCCCTGAGTTCAACACTGCCGCGTGAACGCCTGCAAGTTCTGGCCAATGCAATCTATCAGCAGCTTCAATGA
- a CDS encoding RNA polymerase sigma factor, producing the protein MKVEAALAHIPRLRRYARALAGDAAQADDLVQDTLERACQKWALWQPPAAASAEQEQKALLSWLLTLMHNLYANQWQQLSRHRTVELDEALASVHDPIPGLALQLDLERALCCLAPQAREVLLLIGMEQFSYAEAAQMLGVPVGTVMSRLSRAREQLRRLMEGERPATTMLRAVK; encoded by the coding sequence GTGAAGGTCGAAGCCGCCCTGGCCCATATTCCCCGCCTGCGCCGCTATGCGCGTGCGCTGGCGGGCGACGCCGCGCAGGCAGATGATCTGGTGCAGGACACCCTGGAGCGCGCCTGCCAGAAATGGGCCTTGTGGCAACCGCCAGCCGCAGCATCGGCCGAGCAGGAGCAAAAAGCCCTGCTCAGCTGGCTGTTGACCTTGATGCACAACCTCTACGCCAATCAGTGGCAGCAGTTGTCGCGCCATCGCACGGTAGAGCTCGACGAGGCCCTGGCTTCGGTCCATGACCCCATTCCCGGATTGGCACTGCAACTGGATCTGGAACGCGCCTTGTGTTGTCTCGCGCCACAAGCTCGCGAAGTGTTGCTGCTGATCGGCATGGAACAGTTCAGCTACGCCGAAGCCGCACAGATGCTGGGTGTTCCTGTGGGAACGGTGATGTCGCGCCTCTCGCGCGCCCGCGAGCAGCTCAGACGCCTCATGGAAGGAGAAAGACCCGCGACGACCATGTTGAGGGCTGTCAAATGA
- a CDS encoding COG4315 family predicted lipoprotein, with translation MFRIASLTLVSAALLAACSTGPLTPAKSPATTLNGVLVGPNQMTLYVFDKDAAGSGKSVCNGGCAANWPPLMAPANAAPIGDWSVTTRDDGSKQWAYKGRPLYHWAKDSKPGDMTGDGFLNNSWHVAKP, from the coding sequence ATGTTTCGCATCGCTTCTCTGACGCTCGTTTCTGCTGCCCTGCTGGCGGCCTGCTCGACCGGCCCGCTCACCCCGGCAAAGTCCCCTGCCACGACCCTCAACGGCGTGCTGGTCGGACCGAACCAGATGACGCTTTACGTCTTTGACAAGGATGCCGCAGGCTCCGGCAAAAGCGTATGCAACGGCGGCTGTGCCGCCAACTGGCCGCCCCTGATGGCACCGGCGAATGCAGCGCCGATTGGCGACTGGAGCGTGACGACACGCGATGACGGCAGCAAGCAGTGGGCTTACAAAGGTCGTCCGCTCTACCACTGGGCCAAGGACAGCAAGCCCGGCGATATGACGGGTGATGGCTTTCTCAACAACAGCTGGCATGTCGCCAAGCCTTGA
- a CDS encoding ABC transporter ATP-binding protein, whose translation MSDLILETKQLTKEFKGFTAVSKVDLAVQRGSIHALIGPNGAGKTTCFNLLTKFLEPTSGSIRFNGADITREPPAQIARRGVIRSFQISAVFPHSTLLENVRIGLQRKLGTAYQFWTSEKTLDQLNDRAMELLTEVGLQDLADELTVNLPYGRKRALEIATTLAMEPELMLLDEPTQGMGHEDVDRVTQLIKKVSAGRTILMVEHNMKVIASIADRITVLQRGAVLAEGRYEEVSRNPQVMEAYMGTTDGQLQGGH comes from the coding sequence ATGAGCGACCTTATTCTCGAAACCAAGCAACTCACCAAAGAGTTCAAAGGCTTTACCGCCGTCAGCAAGGTGGATCTGGCCGTTCAGCGTGGCTCCATTCATGCCTTGATCGGGCCGAATGGCGCAGGCAAAACCACCTGCTTCAATTTGCTGACCAAGTTTCTCGAACCCACTTCAGGCTCCATCCGTTTCAATGGCGCGGATATCACGCGTGAGCCGCCTGCGCAGATTGCCCGCCGCGGCGTGATTCGTTCGTTTCAGATATCGGCCGTATTTCCCCACAGCACCTTGCTGGAGAACGTGCGCATAGGCCTGCAGCGCAAGCTGGGCACGGCGTATCAGTTCTGGACCAGTGAGAAAACACTGGATCAGCTCAACGACCGGGCCATGGAGTTGCTGACCGAAGTCGGCCTGCAGGATCTGGCCGACGAGCTGACAGTGAACCTGCCTTATGGCCGCAAGCGTGCACTGGAGATCGCCACCACGCTGGCCATGGAGCCCGAACTGATGCTGCTGGACGAGCCCACGCAGGGCATGGGGCATGAAGACGTGGATCGTGTCACCCAGCTCATCAAGAAAGTCTCGGCCGGTCGCACCATCCTGATGGTGGAGCACAACATGAAGGTGATTGCTTCCATCGCCGATCGCATCACCGTGCTGCAGCGTGGAGCCGTGCTGGCTGAAGGCCGTTACGAAGAGGTGTCCAGAAATCCGCAGGTCATGGAGGCCTATATGGGGACTACGGATGGACAGCTGCAGGGAGGGCATTGA
- a CDS encoding ABC transporter ATP-binding protein, giving the protein MNKTSTPALEISGLNAWYGESHVLHGMDLVVHPGEVVTLLGRNGAGRTSTLRAIMGLTGSRKGSIKINGVETIHMPTHKIAHLGVGYCPEERGIFSSLSCEENLMLPPPLKTGEPGMSIDEIYQMFPNLYERRNSQGTRLSGGEQQMLAVARILRTGARLLLLDEISEGLAPVIVQALARMITTLREKGYTVVMVEQNFRFAAPLADRFYVVEHGHVALRFGASELDEKMSVLNALLGV; this is encoded by the coding sequence ATGAATAAAACAAGTACTCCGGCGCTGGAAATTTCGGGTCTGAATGCCTGGTATGGCGAATCGCATGTTTTGCACGGCATGGATCTGGTGGTTCATCCGGGCGAGGTGGTGACGCTGCTGGGCCGCAATGGCGCAGGGCGCACTTCCACCTTGCGCGCCATCATGGGGTTGACGGGCTCGCGCAAGGGCTCGATCAAGATCAATGGTGTGGAAACGATCCACATGCCCACGCACAAGATTGCACATCTGGGCGTCGGCTATTGCCCCGAAGAGCGCGGTATTTTCTCCAGCCTGTCCTGCGAAGAGAATCTGATGCTGCCGCCGCCGCTCAAGACCGGTGAACCGGGTATGAGCATCGACGAGATCTATCAGATGTTCCCCAATCTCTATGAGCGCAGGAACAGCCAGGGCACGCGCCTGTCGGGCGGCGAGCAGCAGATGCTGGCTGTGGCACGCATTCTGCGTACAGGGGCGCGCCTGCTGCTGCTCGACGAGATTTCCGAAGGTCTGGCGCCCGTGATCGTGCAGGCGCTGGCCCGCATGATCACCACGCTGCGCGAGAAGGGCTACACCGTGGTCATGGTGGAACAGAACTTCCGCTTTGCCGCGCCGCTGGCCGATCGCTTCTATGTGGTGGAGCACGGCCATGTTGCGCTGCGCTTCGGCGCTTCCGAGCTGGACGAAAAAATGTCCGTCCTCAACGCCTTGCTGGGTGTCTAG
- a CDS encoding ABC transporter substrate-binding protein: MKAKLSVLSCMLAVAGLTSPLAQAQEKVKIGFVTDMSSLYADVDGKNGAIAMQMAIEDFGGKALGQPIEFMSADHQNKADIAASKMREWIDTQNISLVFSGTNSGTALAVSQVANEKKRVHFNNGAGSSALTNEQCNPYTVHYVYDTVALAKGTGGAVVDRGGKDWFFLTADYAFGQALESDTTKVIQAKGGKVLGSVKHPLNASDFSSFLLQAQNSKAQILGLANAGGDTINAIKAAKEFGINKTMKTAGLLVFLTDIHSLGLKNTEGLLHTTSWYWDMNEESRKFANKFFAKTKRMPTDVQAGNYSAVMTYLKAVEAVKTTNADKVMAYLKSTPISDFYAKGSIRPDGTYAHDMYLVEAKKPSESKKPWDYLKVLQTLPADTVWTTKAESKCALWK; the protein is encoded by the coding sequence ATGAAAGCAAAACTGAGTGTTCTCTCGTGCATGTTGGCAGTGGCAGGGCTGACCAGCCCGCTGGCCCAGGCTCAGGAAAAAGTGAAGATCGGTTTTGTGACCGATATGTCCAGTCTCTATGCCGATGTGGACGGCAAGAACGGTGCCATCGCCATGCAGATGGCCATCGAGGATTTCGGCGGCAAGGCGCTGGGCCAGCCCATCGAGTTCATGAGTGCCGACCACCAGAACAAGGCGGACATTGCCGCTTCCAAGATGCGTGAGTGGATCGATACGCAGAACATCTCGCTGGTCTTCAGCGGCACCAACTCGGGCACGGCGCTGGCAGTTTCCCAGGTGGCCAATGAGAAAAAACGCGTGCACTTCAACAATGGCGCGGGCTCTTCGGCCCTGACCAACGAGCAGTGCAACCCCTACACCGTGCACTATGTGTATGACACCGTGGCGCTGGCCAAGGGAACGGGCGGCGCCGTGGTGGATCGCGGCGGCAAGGACTGGTTCTTCCTGACCGCTGACTACGCTTTCGGCCAGGCGCTGGAGAGCGATACCACCAAGGTCATCCAGGCCAAGGGCGGCAAGGTGCTGGGCTCGGTCAAGCATCCGCTCAACGCGTCCGACTTCTCGTCGTTCCTGCTGCAGGCGCAGAACTCCAAGGCCCAGATCCTGGGCCTGGCCAACGCGGGTGGCGACACCATCAACGCCATCAAGGCCGCCAAGGAATTCGGTATCAACAAGACCATGAAGACCGCCGGTCTGCTGGTCTTTTTGACCGACATCCACAGCCTGGGCCTGAAGAACACCGAAGGCCTGCTGCACACCACCAGCTGGTACTGGGATATGAACGAAGAGTCGCGCAAGTTCGCCAACAAGTTCTTTGCCAAGACCAAGCGCATGCCTACCGATGTGCAGGCCGGCAACTACTCGGCGGTGATGACCTATCTGAAGGCGGTCGAGGCGGTCAAGACCACCAATGCCGACAAGGTCATGGCCTATCTCAAGAGCACGCCCATCAGCGACTTCTACGCCAAGGGAAGCATCCGCCCGGATGGCACTTATGCGCACGATATGTACCTGGTCGAGGCCAAGAAGCCCAGCGAATCCAAGAAACCCTGGGACTATCTGAAGGTGCTGCAGACCCTGCCGGCAGACACGGTCTGGACCACCAAGGCCGAGTCCAAGTGCGCGCTCTGGAAGTAA
- a CDS encoding branched-chain amino acid ABC transporter permease, translating into MEIFGVSMPALLSQLLLGLVNGSFYAILSLGLAVIFGLLNVINFAHGALFMLGAMVTWMAMSYFEINYWVMLILSPLLVGVLGVLIERFLLRWIYKLDHLYGLLLTLGLSLLIEGVFRSIYGVSGLGYDTPELLEGATNLGFMILPNYRAWVVLASIVVCVATWFVIEKTRIGAYLRAGTENPRLVEAFGVNVPVMITLTYAFGAALAAFAGVLAAPVYQVTPLMGQNLIIVVFAVVVIGGMGSIMGSIITGLALGVIEGLTKVFWPEASSTVVFFIMVIVLLIRPAGLFGKEK; encoded by the coding sequence ATGGAAATCTTCGGTGTCTCAATGCCCGCCTTGCTGAGCCAGCTCCTTCTGGGGCTGGTCAACGGCTCGTTCTATGCCATTTTGAGTCTGGGACTGGCCGTGATTTTCGGCTTGCTCAACGTCATCAACTTTGCGCATGGCGCACTGTTCATGCTGGGAGCCATGGTCACCTGGATGGCCATGAGCTATTTCGAGATCAACTATTGGGTGATGTTGATACTGTCGCCGCTGCTGGTGGGTGTGCTGGGCGTGCTGATAGAGCGCTTTTTGCTGCGCTGGATCTACAAGCTCGATCATCTCTATGGCTTGCTGCTGACGCTGGGGCTGTCGTTGCTGATCGAGGGCGTGTTCCGTTCCATCTACGGCGTCTCTGGCCTGGGCTACGACACGCCCGAGCTGCTGGAGGGCGCGACCAATCTGGGCTTCATGATCCTGCCCAATTACCGCGCCTGGGTGGTGCTGGCTTCCATCGTCGTCTGTGTGGCGACCTGGTTCGTGATCGAGAAGACCCGCATCGGTGCCTATCTGCGTGCGGGTACCGAAAACCCGCGCCTGGTGGAGGCCTTCGGGGTCAACGTGCCTGTGATGATCACGCTTACCTATGCCTTTGGCGCGGCGCTGGCCGCCTTCGCCGGCGTGCTGGCCGCGCCCGTCTATCAGGTCACACCGCTGATGGGGCAAAACCTCATCATCGTGGTGTTTGCCGTGGTGGTGATCGGTGGCATGGGCTCCATCATGGGCTCCATCATCACGGGCCTGGCCCTGGGCGTGATCGAAGGGCTGACCAAGGTTTTCTGGCCCGAAGCATCGTCTACCGTCGTGTTTTTCATCATGGTCATTGTTTTGCTGATTCGCCCCGCTGGCCTGTTCGGTAAAGAAAAATAA
- a CDS encoding branched-chain amino acid ABC transporter permease, producing the protein MKSKTLVQRITPVGYGLLLLGLVAAPFLGAYPVFVMKLMCFALFASAFNLLLGYTGLLSFGHAAFLGGAAYVAGYSIKAWGLTPEVSMLLGTLIGALLGLIFGWLAIRRQGIYFSMITLALAQMLFFVALQAKFTGGEDGLQGVARGKLFGVLDLSSDLTMYYVALIIVVLAFLLIVRTIHSPFGQVLKAIKENEPRAISLGYDVNRFKLLAFVISAALTGLAGSLKTVVLGFATLSDVHWTTSGHVILMTLMGGLGTLSGPIVGSAVVVALENKIGDVGSFLAHTTGVEWFNTLGESVTIVTGLIFVLCVLLFRRGIMGELIAWLQRKK; encoded by the coding sequence ATGAAATCCAAGACGCTTGTTCAACGCATCACCCCGGTGGGCTACGGCCTGCTATTGCTGGGGTTGGTCGCCGCGCCATTTCTGGGTGCCTACCCTGTGTTCGTGATGAAGCTTATGTGCTTTGCACTGTTTGCTTCGGCTTTCAATCTGCTGCTGGGCTATACCGGGCTGCTGTCCTTCGGTCATGCGGCTTTTCTCGGCGGGGCCGCTTATGTGGCGGGCTACAGCATCAAGGCCTGGGGCCTCACGCCCGAGGTCAGCATGCTGCTGGGCACGCTGATCGGCGCTCTGCTGGGCCTGATCTTCGGCTGGCTGGCCATTCGCCGTCAGGGTATTTATTTCTCCATGATCACGCTGGCCCTGGCGCAGATGCTGTTCTTCGTGGCGCTGCAGGCCAAGTTCACCGGTGGCGAGGACGGGCTGCAAGGCGTGGCGCGCGGCAAGCTGTTTGGCGTGCTGGATCTGAGCAGCGACCTGACCATGTACTACGTGGCGCTGATCATTGTGGTGCTGGCCTTTTTGCTCATCGTGCGCACCATTCATTCGCCTTTCGGGCAGGTGCTCAAGGCCATCAAGGAGAACGAGCCGCGCGCCATTTCTTTGGGCTATGACGTCAACCGCTTCAAGCTGCTGGCCTTCGTGATCTCGGCCGCGCTGACGGGGCTGGCGGGTTCGCTCAAGACCGTGGTGCTGGGTTTTGCCACGCTGTCCGATGTGCACTGGACCACCTCGGGCCATGTGATTCTGATGACGCTGATGGGCGGTCTGGGTACCTTGTCCGGTCCGATAGTCGGCTCTGCCGTGGTGGTGGCGCTGGAAAACAAGATCGGCGACGTGGGCAGCTTTCTTGCACACACCACGGGCGTGGAATGGTTCAACACCCTGGGCGAGTCGGTGACCATCGTCACGGGCCTGATCTTTGTGCTGTGTGTGCTGCTGTTCCGCAGAGGCATCATGGGCGAGCTGATCGCCTGGCTGCAGCGCAAGAAGTAG